From a region of the Butyrivibrio sp. AE3004 genome:
- a CDS encoding FAD-dependent oxidoreductase, with translation MKQLQSDVIVVAAGLSGLAASIAAAENGASVITFEKSSTTGGAANMGMGPLGVGSRIQKDHMIALTPGEAFRKHMYFTHYRVDARMVRDYYFKSGDTIDWLMDMGVEFVGVQRAFSAPEATRAYSDGEFTWHVVKPEDGGMPGPRCATAMTKKMTERAKELGVDFQFETPVKKIIMEDGAAVGVIAVDKNGEEIEARANAVIICTGGFGDNPEMIKEQTEFEYAKTIYNFAIPGMKGEGIKMAWEAGAGHEPCIMELMYQLPDNMNHFILDGAFRQPCLWVNRNGQRFMPEDQIANTTFTGNAIAAQPGKVAYSIFDSKLLKKYKKKGPDIVSHVHPHDLFNHFDEQWERDLADGYEPIVQADTIEELAEKAGIDVEGLVAQIEEYNEMCANGYDEIFEKDRAYMQPIEKAPFYLCRENVGAYGSLGGVKINHKTQVLTQDAKVIPGLYCAGTDACNIFGDSYPFILSGNTMGFCLNSGRIAGENASAGSEDFDDFE, from the coding sequence ATGAAACAGTTACAGTCAGATGTAATCGTAGTGGCAGCAGGCCTTTCAGGACTTGCAGCAAGTATCGCAGCAGCTGAAAACGGCGCAAGCGTAATTACTTTTGAAAAGTCATCAACAACAGGTGGCGCTGCAAATATGGGTATGGGACCTCTCGGTGTAGGTTCAAGAATCCAGAAGGACCACATGATTGCCCTTACACCCGGTGAAGCTTTCAGAAAGCATATGTATTTTACACACTATCGTGTAGACGCAAGAATGGTAAGAGATTACTACTTCAAGTCAGGAGATACAATCGACTGGCTCATGGATATGGGTGTTGAGTTTGTTGGTGTTCAGAGAGCATTCAGCGCACCTGAAGCAACAAGAGCTTACTCAGACGGTGAGTTTACATGGCACGTTGTTAAGCCTGAGGATGGCGGAATGCCCGGTCCTCGTTGTGCAACAGCCATGACAAAGAAGATGACTGAAAGAGCTAAGGAACTTGGCGTAGATTTCCAGTTTGAGACACCTGTAAAGAAGATCATCATGGAGGATGGTGCAGCAGTAGGTGTTATCGCAGTTGATAAAAACGGCGAAGAAATCGAAGCAAGAGCAAATGCAGTAATCATCTGCACAGGCGGTTTCGGTGACAACCCGGAGATGATAAAAGAGCAGACTGAGTTCGAGTATGCAAAGACAATCTACAACTTCGCAATTCCCGGAATGAAGGGTGAAGGAATCAAGATGGCATGGGAAGCAGGTGCAGGTCACGAACCCTGCATCATGGAGCTTATGTATCAGCTTCCCGACAACATGAACCACTTCATTCTTGACGGTGCTTTCCGTCAGCCCTGCCTCTGGGTAAACAGAAACGGACAGAGATTCATGCCCGAGGATCAGATTGCAAACACCACCTTTACAGGTAACGCAATCGCAGCTCAGCCCGGCAAAGTTGCTTATTCAATCTTCGACAGCAAGCTTCTTAAAAAGTATAAGAAGAAAGGTCCCGATATCGTTTCACACGTTCATCCTCATGATCTTTTCAATCACTTTGATGAGCAGTGGGAGAGAGATCTTGCAGACGGTTATGAGCCTATCGTACAGGCAGATACAATCGAGGAGCTTGCAGAAAAGGCAGGTATCGATGTAGAAGGACTTGTAGCTCAGATTGAAGAATACAACGAGATGTGTGCTAACGGCTATGACGAGATTTTTGAGAAAGATCGCGCATATATGCAGCCAATTGAGAAAGCTCCTTTCTATCTTTGCAGAGAGAACGTTGGTGCATACGGCTCACTCGGCGGCGTAAAGATCAACCACAAGACACAGGTTCTTACACAGGATGCAAAGGTTATTCCGGGACTTTACTGCGCAGGAACAGATGCCTGCAACATTTTCGGTGACAGTTATCCCTTCATCCTTTCAGGAAACACAATGGGCTTCTGCCTTAACAGCGGACGTATCGCAGGAGAGAACGCTTCCGCAGGCTCCGAGGATTTTGATGATTTCGAATAA